One genomic region from Equus asinus isolate D_3611 breed Donkey chromosome 8, EquAss-T2T_v2, whole genome shotgun sequence encodes:
- the LOC106829716 gene encoding uncharacterized protein, whose protein sequence is MSRRRGNGCALWNLDCYTRHGFTLKPGGNGYPVSDPSPALGCHHVSDDRHCSSRSVTYPRAEARDAQLQTQSYGDRGTTSSSGGETVQVPGSPGPREELSSPEWSPGAENPRAASGSRVFRALHCGSTVFSSLIRPPPSQAWSSLALAPGPSRSIWKKIPLGDIYESSSMSLRKTKFSQEETRFIHGSTWDLSFPFLYRKNIS, encoded by the exons ATGAGCCGGCGCCGCGGGAATGGTTGCGCTCTTTGGAATCTGGATTGCTACACAAGACACGGCTTCACCTTGAAACCGGGCGGCAATGGCTACCCGGTGTCCG ACCCCAGCCCCGCACTCGGGTGCCACCACGTGTCCGATGACCGGCACTGCAGCTCCAGATCCGTAACTTACCCGCGCGCGGAGGCTCGGGACGCGCAGCTGCAAACGCAGAGCTACGGTGACCGCGGAACCACCTCGAGCTCAGGCGGCGAGACGGTGCAAGTTCCTGGGTCCCCAGGACCCCGAGAAGAGCTGAGCAGCCCGGAGTGGTCTCCAGGAGCAGAGAATCCGCGTGCTGCGAGCGGAAGCCGAGTCTTCCGAGCCTTGCACTGTGGCAGTACCGTTTTCAGTTCCTTGATCCGCCCGCCGCCATCTCAAGCTTGGAGCAGCCTCGCGTTAGCCCCGGGCCCTTCTCGGagtatttggaaaaaaatcccGCTAGGGGACATTTATGAGTCTTCTTCCATGAGTTTGAGAAAGACTAAGTTTTCACAGGAAGAAACACGGTTCATCCATGGCAGCACCTGggatttatcttttccttttctttatagaaaaaatatttcttga